cataaccccatgagctttaaccgatttattcttattgatatgtggaatcgactatttagtcgatctcctttcatatcggctctcagagctgcacattcaggactgtctggcaacatcgacatgttccacccttaattactgataaactttctctccttatcaattgcagggtcaaattgactagcacatcttgggaggagtgcgccgGATCAACCAcgcttgcgctgaagctagatgGATCTACAGCTCCAATGGCGGCACCGCCACTTGGACGTGATCCGCTGCCACCATCCCTGGTCCGGAATTATTGGCCGCCGACGCCGATCGCTGCTTGAAGACGGTGACGGTGCACTTGATTCGGATGGTGTCGTCGCAGAGGTACGCCGGCGCCTCCAGCTTGGTCCTCTCCATGAACGAGCACCACCCCCTCCACGTTGCACTGCCGTTGGTGCCACCGCTGACACTACGCTAAAaagtatttttaggggcggcttaagactatttgtaggggcggtttggccagccgctccTACCAAattgtctctacaaatcatgtatttataggggcggttactagaccgtccttacaaatcgatttgtagagacgactggtgttatcagccgcccctacaaattgatttgtaggggcggctatagtaccaatcgcccctataatacctatttgtagagacggttcaatctagaaccacccctacagtacatttttccagaaaaaaaatcaaatccaTTGCCGTCGTGCCCCCGGAACTGCAGAGGCCACTGCGCCCACGGCCATCGGCGAGTAGGCAAGGGAACGCGCGTCGTGTGCCCTGTTGCCGCCTGAGCTAGCGTAGAGGCATGGGCCCACTGCTGCCAGGACCTCGCCGCCGTAGATCTAGTTGCCATCGCCTTGGCCACGCACGAAGGCGCGCGAGATTATCTGGGGCAGACTGTCCGCACTAGACCAGACCAGTCTCTGTTGACAAATCAGAGAAGGGGCACACTAGCGAGCCAAGCTTTTACAAATTACAAGAACAGGACGTTAGAGAAGCAGCCGAGCAGAGGAGAGCTTCTGACAATACGACGCCGGCTGAATGCCTGAATCTAATAACACCATCAGCAAAGCAACAAACTCATCATCACATCATAGGCAATACAATCCGGCGCTGTACTATGGATCTTTACAATTCTTCTACTAGAAACATCAAACAAAACCAGCCATCTGTATGCACTACTGTAAAAGAAGAGAGATTAATTaaagagagacagagaggaaatcagaaaagagaagaaatctAGCTAGAAACCAAAGCTAAAGGAGGGACTTGTCGATGCGGTCCAGGCGGGGCCTCCATGGCGCTGCCCGCCCGGGCTCATCCTTCTCCTTGGCCGCCgcaggcacaggcacaggcacagcCACAGGTGCCCTCACGGAACCACAGCAAGAACCTGACGAAGAACTACAGTAAAGAACCTCACGGAACCTCAGTAAAGAACGAACAAGAAAGGCGGCACCAAGAAATTTAACCAAATCCTATCCAAACCTTCATGGTTCATCCTCAGAATTTGCACAGGAGAAATTCTACTTGCTACAAATCTATCCCCAAGAAATCATCGCCTGGGATTAATCCAAACTACAGAAAAAAATTCAGATTGTAGACAAGAACGGGTTTTGTCCTCAAAAGCGAAAACCGGATCGATCTACGAGCTCGTgccaaattgatttgaatcactAGAGGGATTAGTTCAGCACGTGTGGATGAATTAAAAACTCCGCAAAACATCTCAATccaaaaagatgaagcaagaaagGGGAGGGAGAAGGACAATGAACCGGGACTCTCTTAGTAACACTAAAGGGCAGAGCTGAGAAAAGGAAGGAGTGGGTTCGTGTGGCGATAAGGGCGCTGGGAAAAGGAAGGGGGTGGATGCGTGTGGCCACACGCCGTACGATGGCGGATTTGCCAAAACCAGGGGCGCGGCGCCGGTTGTTTTCCATACCACGCACGCGAAACGAGATGAGGTGGGACCGGTGCAGCAGTTTCGGTCAGCAAGCAGCAGGTGCGAAGCGGCGGGGCCGGCGAATTTTCAATTCAGCGCGCGCGTGCTCGGTCTCAAAGGGAAGGCGGCAGGGCCCAGCGGTTGCGGTAGCGCGAaaacaggggcggctggtgattgagccacggTAACACCggaggcggctggtgagtgacccgcccctacaaatcatacccatttgtaggggcggctcgtatcactagccgcccatgctgttccatttgtaggggcggctggtctctggaCTCCCAAACACATCACTGTAGGGGTAGCTCCATCACCAGCAGCCCCTAAAAAAAATTTATCTCGTTGCTAAAAAAACCATTTTTCACGTAGTGTAACACCGTCGTCGTCATCGCCTCGGCGGAAGAGACACGAACCCGTGCTGACCTTGTGCGCCCGCGCGCCGGTGGACCGCGGCACCAGGCACAGCTCGCACGACGCCCACGCCTGGGCGCCCGGGGTCATGAGCTCCACGAAGACCGACACGTGGCCTGACAGTGCTTGCGCGCCGCACCCTCGTGGGTAGTAGAGGACGGTCCAGTCGTAGCCGCCCACCGCGAAGGCCGCCGACCGGACGGACTCGCCGGCGCCGCCCGTGCGGCTGAGCAGGCCCCTGTAGCCCTTGATCTCGAACACGTGCTTGCGCCGCACGGCGTCCGTAGCGCACGTCGACGTTGTCGCCTCCAGCTCCGTCACGAGCGGCCGTTGCCACGACTTTGGGACCAGGAATTTTACGCAGGACGCCATGACGAGACGAACAAGGTAAGCCGGCGGGATCGTGTGCTTTGTTGCTTATATATAATATAATCGATCGGAACGAGAAGTCGTCCGACCTTGACACGTCTTTATCTGCGTTTGAGTTGGATGATTATGTCAATCGGTTACGGTAGCCGATGTTTGATCGACTCCCATCGACTCCGCCACGAACTCGCACATGGCGATTGCTTAAATCAGCTCGGAGTAGGTAGCATCTACTCGGCTACTCAAGTATACACCTCGttcctgaataaatagatttctagagtTATCTTAAATTAAACTTTTTAAACCAACTTTAATCAAATTTCTAGAAAAACTCGTCaaaatttatgatatcaaattagtatcattagatatagcAAAGAAAATATATTCATAATATGCTCATTTTTATATTAAATAGATGTTGTTAATCATTTCTATAAAATTAGTCAAATTTCAAATAGTCTGACTTGCACGGATTCTGGAAATTAATTTATTTGGGGATGAAGGCAGTACACATCGACTACCAACTAAATTACACAATCTATATCGATCAATGTCTATATAACTACACCCTCCTACTTGAATAAATCAATTGCTAGAGTTATCTTAGGGTCAAACTTTTTAAAGTTTAAGGGAAGTTCtaaaaaaatcatgaaatttcgtATCATAAATATTTACACTTTTCTATAACCTCAGTCAAATATAATCTTTTTACTTAACACAACTCTAAAAAATAATTTATTCGGAATGAAGGGAGCATGTACTCACATACATATTGCTACAAAGACAACTTCATCGAAAATCATTTGTCAAAGCCTCTTATTTGATCATATGGTACTTCCTCTTTTTTTAGTGCCTTGCCAAAAAAATCTTAACCTTACATAATCCAATTGTTGATAGTTGCCTTAATATAGCAGATATAACCCCATGGTGTGCATTGGTATACTAGACAAGCTTGACTCAATAGGAATgaactcccccccccccctccccctagAAGAAAGATGGTCTccttcactacgtaaaaaacgtttTTTAGCAACGGGACGAACTtttcgtaggggcggctggtgatagagccgcccctacaaatggttgccaaatgagccgtccttacaaatgaatttgtaggggcggccggtattatcagtcgcccctacaaatggcccaatttgtagaggcggctcaataatgaagtgcctctacaaatgggcgccgaatattaaaaagtaaatactaaaataatttttttaaacaacctcggatgaagaaacaatcaaaatgaaagttgtagatctcgaaaagttataaaactttgtagttgacaactttttcagttgagatcatttactacttgaaaatattgtttgaaattattgttcccgttttgtcctctaattcggagccaatttttaaaactggtctagttttcgcatacgaactctgatttcgacgttccatatatcaaaatcgatcagaaaaaaaattcggatccgtccatccccaccTTTGCTGGGGTCAGagaattttagattggtcaaaaagtggtcacaagatcttcCTTTCGTGGCCACAagttttttgtcgattttgagcacgtcttctgaaatttccacaggccacatctttcacttgtttgagctcatattttctgtggttacttcttttgtgctcctaagtgaagaaaaaatataaaaaaaaataaaaataaaaagtcaaaatttcccaaaaaaacgacagcccaaaaaatataaaaaaagatgGGCAAAAGAGGAATATCTAGagaagcacatagagaaggccaaacgttattttggaatactaattgatttcagatgaaaaaatcatgaatatagaagttgcagaacttatcaagaactacaagttttattttggtcatttctttatccgataaagtggtaataacactgttcataaaatttacatatatctcttatagtttcataaacaataagagggatatgtaacatttgtgaacaatattactaccactatgtcggataaaTAAATaatcaaaatagaagttgtagatctcggaaagttatgaaactctatagttgacaactttttaatttaaaattatcttgtcaaggaaaattatgtttgaatttctaaaatttgaaatttaaattttgtaaacaacctcggatggagaaacaaccaaaataaaagttgtagatcttgataagttatgaaactttgtagttgacaactttttgatttaaaatcatcttgtcaagaaaaactacgtttgaattttcaaaaatttgaaatttgaattttttaaatgatcTCGGATAGATAAACAGtaaaaaagaaagttgtagatcttgaaaagttatgaaactttgtacttgataactttctcatttgaaatgttcttgtcatggaaaactacgttcgaatttctattatttgaaattcaaattttataattgACCTTGTATGGAGAAactatcaaaatgaaagttgtagattttgaaaagttataaaactttatagttgacaaagttttcatttgaattagtttagggcctcaaacaatcaatttatgctcagttttgtataatacatGGGGAATCAAAATGGATTGTGGACAAGTAAAtgtgaggtgtagtggtagaggagatggCGTGCGAGAGAGGTCGCCGGTTCGAATCCTGGccgacgcaaagtgtgcaaaaatcgtgAAAAAATGCTGCAACCATAGAGTGAGGGTGTGTGTCGCTGCCGATGGGGACCTCCTCGgttaaaaaaaattgctattttttccccttttttcgattctgaaaattgatttgtaggagcggctcaatatcccgtcgcccctacaaatcagatttgtaggggcggctgataacaccaaccgcccctacaaatcagtgatTTTTAGCCACCCTTTCATAGGGGCGGCTGACAAAACCACCCCTACAGAGGGTTATCAGCCGTCCCTAAAAACCTTTTTCTACGTAATGCTTGCCAAGTACTCAAGCTTTTGGTCACGTTCTCATTGATGATGTTCAACTGCCCCTTTGTGAGTATTGCCAAGTACTCAAGCTTTTGGTCACGTTCTCATGATGATGTTCAACTGCCCCTTTGTGAGTATATGATCACTTACTGGCACTCCTTGATATATTATTGGAAATCAACTCACTCAACTTACAGTGAAACACCTCAGGAACTCTTTGCCTGTCCTCTACTTCCAacgctactgtataaatttcactctTCTCGTAATTGATCTTCATACCGGCTATAGCCTCATAACATGTCAAAATAAAACTTTAGATTCCTCATATTCGCTTCTGAGTTGGACAAGAAGATGATTGTGGGACTATTTTTATAATAAGCGGGActgtttttaaaaataaaatataagtggggctattttataaaaaaattaaaaacggcctaaaaatgaaaaaaaaacaaattgagGGATCTATTTAAAATCAGATTCCTGTCTAATTTTCTTTCGAGCAAATAAAAAATCTCTTAATTTGTGTGAAACGAATTTACATACATTAGTAGAAAAACGGCTTTCGGTTCGCACCTTTAGTCTCGATTGTGTTTGGGTTTGGGACTAATGTGAGCATTAGTCCCGGGTCTAAATTTCACAGGCACCTAAGACCCTTTTATCCCAGTTGGTAACACCACCTGGGACTAAACGCCATCCTTTAGTCCTGATTGGTGTtgccaacccagactaaaggtcccgattggtaacaccaactcggactaaagggtgaccttttagtcccggttgttgtcatcaaccaggactaaaggtgatCCGGGAAAGGTTCTCCACGAGTGAATTCAAAGGAGAGCGCACAGgacattatcacatgtgatgtgtAGTTGAGTTGGTaagtaagctacgcgcgaggcaaggggtcttgggttcgaatcacACGCATCGCAAGAAGAGGTCTTCAGGATTTAGGTTGGAAAACCCAGACTAAAGCCCGTTCCCAACCAGGATTGTAACCCACCTCTGTACCGGTGATATTTAGGGCatggggctaaagtttagtccatgtcacataaGATATTTagacactaatttagagtattaaacatatattaattaaaaaactaattacacagattgagactaacttgcgagacaaattttttaagcctaattagtcgaaCATgtactaatgatggattaattaggcttaatcgATTCGTCTTTGCAAATTAGTcttcatctgtgtaattagttttataattagcttatgTTGAGTCCTCCTAATTAGTATtcgaacatccgatgtgatagagactaaactttagtccctagatccaaacacccccttattgtGAGGGAAAAATGAAAGGATGAAGACTGATTCAGAACCTCTGAAAGCGTAGGAAGTTCAAACTCCCTTTTTAGCTTTTTCTCCATCCACCTCTTAGCATCCTATTGAAATGGTCCTATGAAAGACTACTACGATAAATCATTCTCGTAGCTAACTTTCTATAGGTTATCCGAAAGGCAGCATTTGGATACAAATTGGGTTAGGGATAGGGATACATACCTGTCGGTGCGAAaggtgaccaacaagtaaatatttgtcgttttgctgtacgttgtgatcggatgtggcctagcactcaataacatagggtttatactggttcaggcaacatgccctacatccattttgagtcggtcggtgactttattcctgagcacaggtgctcgaagtttgctgtagggttacaaacgagtgggaataagatggggtgttagaggtccggttggactctggactacatgtgctaagtattggaacgtatgctctatgtagcttagagttctagagccatgaAGCTGTTCGGGTgcttagaatgtctaaagctagcagagagagagtcggaatgaTCCTCcattattgggagagagcgcatccccttttataggtgaagggaatgGTCTTACAAGTTTAGAGAGAGAGTGAGAAAGAGAGTGttccctagtcttgttgcccacgtcgtcaggtacaagacagtttgtcggcgcccacaatactgttgaccccagatgcatgtggcaggctccatcatgttcttctagtatggtaaatgtcggcgcctaccatactgtaggacaaatgtcagcacctacaatactgtttatgttctgacatgtctggaaggctgTGAAGTACCTTTCTGGCATGGCCTAACaatactatcctataggtgtgcagggtacggtcctcggtattgcggttgacttgagcgccttaccttatctgctccgcctgatttcttgggttctcatcgagcgggcatccccggtcggtacGTTCCTAGTCGACTCTGACCGCGacaggttggagaagagctgtaagtagaggttcggtgtTTTTGcgatcggagaagcgggtcagagtcggaagcaagcgtcgtcccctccacgataggcctttcggtcgaagaaGGAAGTCAGAGTCAAAAGCGAGCGTCATCCCCTCCACGATAGGCCTTCCAGTTAGAAAAGTGGGTTGAaatcggaagcgagcgtcgtcccctcatTGGTTAGGCCTTCCAAtcagagactggatcgctcttttggcctgtcgttaggtttctGGGCCGGCCTAGGATTTGCGCGTCGTTTGTAATGACGTCTGcggggccgagcttttgctaggaagcgggcccattagggaccccgggtttatgaacccgataggagcccctgagcccacgggcgattcgggtagaattgtctgggggatttttcGTTTTCTTAGCAGGTGCGCAGGAGCGCACCCAATggctgtagccctcgagcccctgggcgattcgggtagaatcgtctagggttcTTTTGACTTGCCAGCAGGTGCGTTAAGGATATATGAGGCGAACCAGAGATATATGAGGCTTGGTGAGGGATTAGGATGTTAGTGTCTAATCCATTTCCCATGTTTGTTTACCATTGCATTAAGGATATATGAGTGTCAATGTTTTACCaatgatagcctaccacgggggtccctagggcagtatgtttgggcttcagcatatgtggaactcgatggttaacataagagacaatcgatttatcctagtttggaccctcgatcttcaatcgagtaatagccctacgtccagtcgatgttagcctttgtgttggattgattgtaaagtgttgtgtcgtatAATTGTCGCCCGTCCCTAGGAACCCTGcactcctttatatagtcaggaggtcagaatcctagtcagtttacaatgagagttcctagtaggattacagaataatactactactaagattacaggggaagaatcctagttagactagatcttctccctttcttatggggtatcccatgggtcccgcaccgataagcccccgagcacttcatggttgagttctagaagcctcgtcttgttccttcaagtcttgttgagtaggaacaagcgtcgtccgagtgctttcttgagtgaaaccgtgtagcgcttcgtgagatcttcgcgtggtgtgtacctttttgaagaaaaaagtactcccattcaggtgtagcccccaagcctcttgctgtttggcataaggagctagagggtcttttcttaaaatcttcctgattcttcatcgaagggctcctgagTGTATACCTAGattctttgtcgaaaagagctcagatatagctatgtccgggttctttttgtcatgtggccttgaagtcatctgtcttgaataagtcttctgagtgatgtgcgcttttttgaaggaaaaagtgcactcactgagtgtagcccccaagcctcttgctatttggaacaaaaagttggagggtcttgaatcttatgtcgtttgaaaaactactgtcttgaagtagtcctcttggtgacgtgcactttttttcgaaaaaagtgcactcactgagtgtagccctcgagcctcttgctatttggaacaaagagttggagggtcttgaatctgagttgtccaaaagaactgaaaacctctcctgttgcagcccctgagcatatatctgggttcttTTGCTTAGAAAGAACTTGgaagcagggtcttggcatattctctggtagtctgctgttgtcagatgtagttgtatagtAGTAGTTGAGTGTAAATtgtgtttgttcacgagttgtactgtgttggtatatcctttcgaatatgcttgtccttgagtactgttccttcacgcctgagtcttctttcattgaattctatcttttcactgtgtcctttgttaggtttgttccgctggtgctcctggtccatgtgcaccgcttctttggcctataaatatcctcattctgtgctgttttgattcatcaagcatttttgttgcgtggtctgaagtctccatagtcatgaatatgttagtttgtgaagtagagcagcctctaGGCGTGTTTTGCCATCCTTGTGTatcttgccgtagctggagggagtcttgtgatagggattagaggtaggctaatcccgcagcagcattgtacttggaagtacgtggcagtagttggagggagtcttgtgatgtgggatgcgatccttcatctagcagttctaggttgatcctcgtcgcctaccCTAAGACTGTCCAGTGCAGATCAGCACTATATCCAACATCACATTAGACTTGGCTAGACATATGCCTgccagccttctctgctccatgttgtcctaccgtgctactgatttccgccttggatgcactacgtccgtcctttgaagaaaatagtgtagccgagggcggtttgtacttccgagtagcaatttggaacacgtagtcgttccagagcttaGCCGTGTctaggttcctctttgctactttgcatGTCATGGtatcgagttcgttgggtcttgtaagatgtgtaatcttctattttttgaaaccagttataatggaaagaatcttgtcttctaagtTGTAATTCTTCATTCTCCTGATGTCCCGGCTATTGATGAGATTTCTGAATTCTTTCTGTAATGACTaggttgttgcgctccttgtgaggtaacccttctttgctttattgttgatgagttctttttgtggtaatatgataactccgccgtggtgctggatggataagtttgAAATCTATCCGTTGaactataccgttgtgtggatttgagccgttcgtcattttagctgcgtTGGTAAATagaccgttgcgtcctcatgtcgtgttaaaatgggcctggtgggcctcgtttttactggtgtaaaatctatttaaaggcctttctcctccttttctttggtaccctgctgaagggtcgagatggcgactagagggggggggt
This DNA window, taken from Miscanthus floridulus cultivar M001 chromosome 13, ASM1932011v1, whole genome shotgun sequence, encodes the following:
- the LOC136499688 gene encoding BTB/POZ and MATH domain-containing protein 2-like; its protein translation is MASCVKFLVPKSWQRPLVTELEATTSTCATDAVRRKHVFEIKGYRGLLSRTGGAGESVRSAAFAVGGYDWTVLYYPRGCGAQALSGHVSVFVELMTPGAQAWASCELCLVPRSTGARAHKDLVKFLGAAFLVRSLLRFREVLYCSSSSGSCCGSVRAPVAVPVPVPAAAKEKDEPGRAAPWRPRLDRIDKSLL